Proteins encoded within one genomic window of Alteribacter populi:
- a CDS encoding DNA replication protein, translated as MTQQTNEARCVLAAPCKLAGTPACNDTCGHYIAIHSASGRHTLAGLPKDYRLVTLADSPARADQADIYARLTKYASTFERVYDGGDRIKSVYLYSESPGTGKTTTAAALLNAYLTAVYLGAKKRGLAPPRQPAYFLDVNEAQTTYNGFNRGRVPDEIAAPKATEYYRQLERAKQADFAVLDDIGVRSATEGFRSDLHDVINHRVTNERPTVYTSNIAMDGLADVFDARLADRIGDMCVEFEFAGDSKRGRR; from the coding sequence TTGACGCAACAAACGAATGAGGCACGCTGCGTACTAGCCGCGCCGTGCAAGCTCGCCGGCACGCCCGCCTGTAACGACACCTGCGGACATTACATCGCCATTCACAGCGCAAGCGGACGGCACACGCTCGCAGGACTGCCGAAGGATTACCGGTTGGTTACGCTGGCAGATTCGCCGGCACGAGCGGACCAGGCGGACATATACGCAAGGTTGACGAAATACGCCAGCACGTTCGAGCGTGTGTACGACGGAGGCGACCGTATTAAATCCGTGTATCTCTATTCGGAATCGCCCGGCACCGGCAAGACGACCACGGCGGCTGCGCTACTCAACGCGTACCTGACCGCGGTGTACCTCGGCGCAAAGAAACGCGGGCTTGCTCCGCCGAGACAGCCGGCGTATTTTCTCGACGTAAACGAGGCACAAACAACATATAACGGGTTCAACCGTGGTAGGGTGCCGGATGAAATTGCCGCGCCGAAAGCGACTGAGTATTACCGGCAACTGGAACGCGCGAAACAGGCGGACTTTGCGGTACTCGACGATATAGGTGTGCGGAGTGCTACGGAAGGATTTCGATCGGACTTGCACGACGTAATAAATCATCGGGTGACAAACGAGCGCCCGACGGTATATACGAGTAATATAGCAATGGACGGCTTGGCGGACGTGTTTGATGCGAGGTTGGCGGACAGAATCGGGGACATGTGCGTGGAGTTTGAATTTGCGGGAGATTCGAAAAGAGGGAGGCGTTAG